The Catenuloplanes niger genome includes a window with the following:
- a CDS encoding HD domain-containing protein encodes MDQFGEVAGVRVPRTRLARETTAFARDTMPAVLVNHVMRTYLFGAIQLRRTGTAFDEEIAFVGCLLHDLGLLESFWSPAERFEVDGADAARRFLAGRGTPAETVDVVWDAIALHTSGGIALRKRPEIAIVALGSGLDFAGMGLEHLPDGALGEILSAYPRLGFKRDALDTMVALCAGKPAGVMMHYFAEVGRRHIPGFGLPTVDDVLMAAPFDE; translated from the coding sequence CGGGAGACGACGGCGTTCGCGCGGGACACCATGCCGGCGGTGTTGGTCAACCACGTGATGCGCACGTACCTGTTCGGCGCGATCCAGTTGCGGCGAACGGGTACGGCGTTCGACGAGGAGATCGCGTTCGTCGGCTGTCTGCTGCACGATCTGGGTCTGCTCGAGTCGTTCTGGTCACCGGCGGAACGGTTCGAGGTCGACGGCGCGGACGCGGCCCGGCGGTTCCTCGCCGGCCGGGGCACGCCCGCGGAGACCGTCGACGTGGTCTGGGACGCGATCGCGCTGCACACGTCCGGCGGCATCGCGTTGCGCAAACGCCCGGAGATCGCGATCGTGGCGCTCGGCTCCGGGCTCGACTTCGCCGGAATGGGCCTGGAGCACCTGCCGGACGGTGCACTCGGTGAGATCCTCTCGGCGTACCCGCGGCTGGGTTTCAAGAGGGACGCGCTGGACACGATGGTGGCGCTCTGCGCCGGTAAGCCGGCCGGCGTGATGATGCACTATTTCGCCGAGGTCGGCCGCCGGCACATCCCCGGGTTCGGCCTGCCCACGGTGGACGACGTGCTGATGGCCGCGCCGTTCGACGAGTGA